A genome region from Arachis duranensis cultivar V14167 chromosome 6, aradu.V14167.gnm2.J7QH, whole genome shotgun sequence includes the following:
- the LOC107494607 gene encoding LRR receptor-like serine/threonine-protein kinase RPK2 — MCRFLVVVVVVLQCLLFHTFALTASVPNSNDALSLLAFKNSVSSDPSNLIQQWNNATSSTFCNWRGVTCGGSGRVTALRVTGLGGGQLSPSLGDLYELRVLSLPGNMFCGEIPAILGNLRHLEVLELQQNNFSGKLPFQMSYLHSLQLVNLSGNALSGSIPSCFVGSVRTVDLSNNRFSGKIPVDGLTNGCDSLDYLRLSHNFLIDEIPRQIGKCRNLRYLFLDGNILEGGIPNEIGFASELRVLDVSRNSLTGRVPKALGSCLKLSVILLTDLSDDEEEENEGSLGYNDSFRGEFNAFVGNVPHEVLLIPRLQVFWAPRANLAGRLPGRGWTDSCALRVLNLGQNYVSGVVPESLGICRNLTFLDLSSNSLVGYLPSQQLRVPCMVYFNVSNNNISGTLSGFGNGSCGSTGTPAAKDLEFLEWEGYNGTYFSIPVWRFLKNPLLGSGLEDNNNTVISHDFSWNRFGGLLPMFSLGDNLFTANHRVSYMLFLNNNEFNGSLSNQLVLNCNDLEALSVNLSMNHLSNGDSPALLLDCLRLTVFEAAYNQISGSIGKDIGHLMMLQRLDLSGNKLFGSLPDELGSLKNMKLMLLAGNNLTGEIPSQLGQLAYLSVLNLSHNALVGTIPASLSNATNLEILLLDHNKLFGEIPLSFSTLSKLVQLDVSFNNLSGHIPYLQHPNDCGSYKGNEHLHSCPDPYSDLPASLPVPLEVKSLHRHRKSRTLVIALVSSGSLVICILMGIVLMIIFGRSKFGRLSSLRRRQVVTFQDIPTELSYDGVVTATGNFSIRYLIGTGGFGSTYKAELSPGFLVAIKRLSIGRFQGIQQFETEIRTLGRIRHKNLVTLIGYYVGETEMFLIYNYLSGGNLEAFIHDRSGKKVQWPVIYKIAKDIAEALAYLHYSCVPRIVHRDIKPSNILLDEELNAYLSDFGLARLLEVSETHATTDVAGTFGYVAPEYATTCRVSDKADVYSFGVVLLELLSGRKSLDPSFSEYGNGFNIVPWAELLITEGRCSELFSSALWEAGPKDKLLALLKLALTCTVETLSIRPSMKQVLEKLKQLKC; from the coding sequence atGTGTcgttttcttgttgttgttgttgttgttctacAGTGTCTTCTCTTCCACACTTTCGCACTCACCGCTTCGGTTCCGAATAGTAACGACGCACTATCCCTCCTCGCTTTCAAAAACTCCGTCTCCTCCGACCCCTCGAACCTTATACAACAATGGAACAACGCCACTTCCTCCACCTTCTGCAACTGGCGCGGCGTTACTTGCGGCGGTTCTGGCAGAGTCACTGCCCTCCGCGTGACCGGCCTCGGCGGCGGCCAATTGTCTCCCTCCCTCGGAGACTTGTACGAGCTTCGCGTCCTTTCCCTTCCCGGAAACATGTTTTGCGGCGAGATTCCGGCGATCCTTGGTAACCTCCGGCACCTCGAGGTTCTCGAGCTTCAACAGAACAACTTCTCTGGGAAGTTACCCTTTCAGATGAGTTACCTGCATTCTCTTCAACTCGTTAACCTCTCTGGTAATGCTCTCAGCGGTTCAATTCCGAGTTGTTTCGTTGGGAGCGTGAGAACCGTTGATTTGTCGAACAACCGGTTTTCTGGTAAGATCCCAGTAGATGGTTTAACCAACGGCTGTGATTCGCTGGACTACTTGAGGCTTTCGCACAACTTTTTGATCGATGAGATTCCACGCCAGATTGGGAAATGTAGGAACTTGAGGTACCTTTTTCTCGATGGGAATATCTTGGAAGGGGGAATCCCAAATGAGATTGGTTTCGCTTCTGAGCTTAGGGTTCTAGATGTTTCTAGAAACAGCCTCACCGGCAGGGTCCCCAAAGCGCTTGGCAGTTGCTTGAAGCTTTCGGTTATTTTGCTAACTGATTTGTCtgatgatgaggaagaagaaaatgaggGAAGCTTGGGTTATAATGATAGCTTTAGAGGAGAGTTCAATGCGTTTGTTGGGAATGTTCCTCACGAAGTTCTCTTGATTCCCAGGTTGCAGGTCTTTTGGGCGCCAAGGGCGAATCTTGCTGGACGTTTGCCTGGCCGAGGCTGGACGGATTCTTGCGCGCTGAGAGTGCTAAATTTGGGGCAGAATTATGTATCTGGTGTTGTGCCGGAGAGTTTGGGGATTTGTAGGAATTTGACATTCTTGGACTTGAGTTCTAACAGTTTGGTTGGATATTTGCCTTCACAGCAGCTCAGGGTTCCTTGTATGGTGTACTTCAATGTCAGCAACAACAATATATCTGGCACACTTTCAGGGTTTGGGAATGGAAGCTGCGGTTCAACTGGCACCCCTGCTGCAAAAGACCTTGAATTCCTTGAATGGGAAGGATACAATGGTACATACTTTAGTATTCCTGTTTGGAGATTTTTGAAGAATCCTCTACTTGGATCAGGTTtagaagataataataatactgtCATTAGCCATGATTTCAGTTGGAATAGGTTTGGTGGATTGTTACCTATGTTTTCTCTTGGAGATAATCTTTTTACTGCAAATCATAGAGTTTCTTACATGCTGTTTCTCAATAATAATGAGTTCAATGGGTCTTTATCAAACCAGCTTGTTTTGAACTGTAATGATCTTGAGGCATTGTCAGTTAACTTAAGTATGAACCATCTGTCAAATGGGGACTCGCCAGCATTACTGCTGGACTGTCTACGGTTGACAGTTTTTGAAGCAGCATACAACCAGATCAGTGGGTCAATTGGAAAGGATATAGGTCACTTGATGATGCTTCAGCGTCTTGATTTGAGTGGGAACAAACTATTTGGATCTTTGCCTGATGAATTAGGAAGCCtgaaaaacatgaaattgaTGCTTTTAGCAGGAAATAATCTCACCGGGGAAATTCCTTCCCAGCTTGGTCAATTGGCTTAcctttctgttttgaatctttCTCACAATGCTCTAGTGGGAACGATTCCAGCAAGTCTGTCAAATGCCACTAATCTTGAAATTCTGCTGCTAGATCACAATAAGCTTTTTGGGGAAATACCTTTATCCTTTTCAACACTTTCCAAACTTGTTCAGCTAGATGTTTCTTTCAATAATCTTTCAGGTCATATTCCTTACCTTCAGCATCCAAATGATTGTGGTTCCTATAAAGGGAATGAACACCTGCACTCTTGCCCTGATCCATACTCTGATTTGCCTGCTTCCCTTCCAGTCCCTCTTGAAGTCAAAAGTTTGCACAGACACAGGAAATCGAGGACGTTGGTTATTGCCTTGGTGTCTTCTGGTTCTCTAGTTATTTGCATACTTATGGGAATCGTATTGATGATCATTTTTGGGAGGAGTAAATTTGGTCGCCTCAGCAGTCTTAGAAGAAGACAGGTGGTGACTTTCCAGGATATTCCAACTGAATTGAGTTATGATGGTGTGGTCACCGCAACTGGAAATTTCAGCATTCGATATCTAATCGGCACTGGTGGTTTTGGGTCAACTTACAAGGCAGAACTGTCTCCTGGTTTTCTTGTTGCCATAAAGCGGTTGTCAATAGGTAGATTTCAAGGAATTCAGCAGTTTGAAACGGAAATAAGGACATTAGGTAGAATTCGGCACAAAAATCTTGTGACTCTTATTGGCTACTATGTAGGAGAGACAGAAATGTTCTTGATTTACAACTACCTCTCTGGCGGAAACCTTGAAGCCTTCATACATGACAGGTCAGGGAAAAAGGTGCAGTGGCCAGTTATTTACAAGATAGCGAAAGACATAGCAGAGGCCCTCGCTTACCTTCATTATTCTTGTGTTCCCCGCATAGTTCACCGCGATATCAAGCCTAGCAACATCTTACTCGATGAAGAACTTAATGCCTACCTGTCTGATTTCGGCTTGGCAAGATTGCTTGAGGTTTCTGAAACCCATGCCACCACTGATGTGGCAGGCACATTCGGTTATGTTGCTCCTGAATATGCCACCACTTGCAGGGTGTCTGACAAAGCAGATGTCTACAGCTTTGGTGTAGTGTTGTTAGAATTGTTGTCTGGAAGAAAGTCACTTGATCCATCATTTTCTGAATATGGGAATGGATTCAATATCGTACCATGGGCTGAGTTGTTGATAACCGAAGGTCGTTGTTCTGAGCTATTCTCATCTGCTTTGTGGGAAGCTGGTCCAAAGGATAAGTTGTTGGCACTTCTAAAGTTAGCACTAACATGCACAGTAGAAACACTTTCCATTCGGCCATCGATGAAGCAGGTTCTTGAGAAACTGAAACAACTGAAATGTTGA
- the LOC107494584 gene encoding uncharacterized protein LOC107494584, which translates to MLKNFVLPTALEPYKGFGDPCAHVKKFQSMIFFNGTNNEPVLCRAFPTYFDGAALLWFSKLYAGSISFFKELARSFIDYFAASRIYVHGSNYIGTIRQGQHESLKDYMTQFVEATMEIPYLDPAVHLHALKTGLKPGKLRETIAVTKPKTLEEFRERATGQMEIEKLREA; encoded by the coding sequence ATGCTGAAAAACTTCGTGCTGCCCACCGCCCTTGAGCCATACAAGGGGTTTGGTGATCCCTGCGCTCATGTTAAGAAATTTCAatctatgattttttttaatggcaCTAACAATGAACCTGTGCTTTGTCGAGCTTTTCCTACTTATTTTGATGGTGCTGCATTACTCTGGTTTTCCAAGTTGTATGCAggttcaatttctttttttaaggaGCTGGCGAGATCTTTCATCGATTACTTTGCCGCATCAAGAATATATGTGCACGGATCAAACTACATAGGCACAATCAGACAAGGACAACACGAAAGCCTAAAGGACTACATGACTCAGTTCGTTGAAGCAACCATGGAGATTCCATACTTAGACCCGGCAGTCCATCTACACGCCCTTAAAACCGGCCTCAAACCTGGCAAGTTACGGGAGACAATTGCGGTAACCAAACCAAAGACGCTAGAAGAGTTCCGAGAAAGGGCTACAGGTCAAATGGAGATCGAAAAGCTTCGTGAAGCCTAG